The Stigmatella aurantiaca DW4/3-1 genome contains the following window.
CCTGGCCCTGGGGCAATGTCCCGGACCATCACCGTGCCCGCTTCCGTCCCATCACTCTTCCACAGCTCCGTGCCCGTGGCCGTCGCGCCCCGGGCGGTGAAAAAGAGCGTCTCCCCGGCCGCCAGCAGGTTGTGGGGGTTGGAGCTGCCAGGGCCCGGAAAGATGTCCTTCACCCGGACCGTGCCCGCCACCGTGCCATCGCTCTTCCACAGCTCCGTGCCCGTGCGGGCATCCGTGGAGACGAAGAAGACCTTCTTGCCCACCGTGGTGCTCCCAGTGGGCCCCGCCTCGACCGGAGGACCCTCCACGAAGTGCGTTCCGTTGATGTCCTGCACCTGGAAGGCCCACCAGTCCGAGGGGCCCGCGAGGGAGCCCTCCGCCTGGGCGCGCGGAGATTCCAGGGGCCGTGCGTCGTGCGCCGGCTCCATCGGACCACAGCCAGCCCCCAGCGCCAGTGCGACATACACCCATCCCCATCGGGGGCTTCCAGTCATCATCGGTGTCCTCAACTCACTCTTCTTTCGCCAGCGTATCCACCTGCTCCTGGAGCCCTGCCGTCTCCTGGAAGAACTCTTCCAGGGTCGAGGCAGGCACCAGCCGCAGCGATGACGGCAGCAAGGTGCGAGGAAAATCCAGCTCGGTGCTGAACCCCTCGTTGCCCAGCAGCTCCTGCGCCTGGACGAGCGTGCCAAAGCCCAGCACGACCACGCCCACCACCGCGCCCAACCGCCGTGAATCCCAGCGCGTCACATAACGCATGTGCCAGAACAGGCCCCATGCCATCAACACCAAGTAACCGAGCAAGCCCAGCCACTGGATGCTCGTGCCCAGGGAGAAGCTGAAGCCCAGCACAGTGAGGAATCCCGGTACACAGACGAATCCCAGCAACGACAGGCTGCCGATGGCGCCGTGCGCGCGGAAGTAGAACTGCCTTCGGGCAATCCGGCTCGCGATGGACCAGGCGCCCGCCCAGAAGAGGGAGATCGCCGCCGGCAAGAGCACCGCGTACACCAGCTCGCCCCAGTCCGTTTTGTCGTAGCTCGTCAGGTATTCGGACAGCGCCGAGGCCACCAGCGCCGCCGCCAGCGCCACCATGAAGAGCTGGGGTTGCTCGAAGAAGCGCCGGCGGACCACCACGGGCGCCTCGGACACCCAGGTGGTCTCCACCGCGTGGCTCTGGCCCCTGAAGCGCAGCACCGTGTCCCCCACCGCCACGCGGGCCCCCGGGGTGAGCATCAGCTCGGCCAGCGGTGCCCAGGGCTCCAACCGGAAGGTTCCATTGCGGCTGCCCACATCCCGCACCAGCAGCCCACCGCCCTCGGTGCGCTCGATGCGCAGGTGGTTCGCGGAGACCTTGGGATCATCGAGGATGACGTCGTTGGTGTAGCCCCGCCCCACCGTGGCGGGGAATCGCTCCAAGCGGTGGCGTGCCTGGACGGTGTCCCCTTCCAGCACCTCCAGGAAGACCACCTCGTCGTTCAGCAATGCCCCGGGCGTTACCGCTTCCACGACATCCCCTCCAGGTAGCGGCGGGCGAGCCGTTGGGCGTTCTCCGGCGAGAAGCCGGCCAGGGTCAGGCTGGTGTCCACCCCTTGGGTGCCCGAGGGGAGCGCCGCGGCCCGGAGCACCAGATCATAGATACCGGGGAACTTCTTGTAGGCCCTCATGCACAGCGCGGCCCGCAGGGTCAGGCCTCCCGAGTCCACGAACTCCGAGCGGCACCGGAAGTTCGTCACGTCGTCGCGCGTGGCCTCCACGAGCATCGGATCCGAGGAGAAGATCTCTCCATAGAGCGTCGCGAAGCGCAGGGTGCTCAGCTTCGTCGAGGCGACGTACTGGTGGACATAGGAGACCACGCCGGTGCGGTGCTCGGAGTTCAGGAACAGATCTTCCTCGGAGGAGCACTGGTAGTTCGTCACCGAGTAGGGGCGCTCGGCATCGTGGGGGGTATCCCCCCAGCACTTGAGGAAGGGCAGCCACCGGCCGGGAACCTGGTAGGCCCCGAGGGTCTGCGGCGGCAGGGGCGTGGCGAGCAAGTGATCCGTGACGCGCTGCTGGTGCTCGAAGATCTGGGTGCGGACCGAGTTGAACAGCGTCTCCTGGGAAGGGCCCTCCTCCGGGATCTGCCGGGCACGCGTCAGCAGCGCCCGCGCATGCTCCACCGGGACGAGAAAGCCCACCTGGTTGCCCATGGTGGCCACATTGACGCCCACGACGCGGCCTTCGCCCGTGAGGGTGGGCCCGCCGCTCATGCCTGGGTTGATGGCCCCGCTGAAGTGGACACGATCATAGAAAGCCTCCTGAACGAGGCCGTTGTAGGTCCCTTCCACGATGGTGGTTCCCAGATCGCGCGGGTTGCCCATGGCAAACAGGCGCGCGCCTTGCGGGGGAGGACGCTCTTCCAGGGCGAAGAAATCCGTCATCCGCTGATCGAACCGGACCACCGCCAAGTCATGCACCACGTCCACGTCGATCAACCGCACCGGGACGGCCTGTTGCCCGTCACGGACCAGCTCGGCGGTGTAGTCCTCCGGGTGGAACACGAGGTCCGAGACGACATGGTAGTTGGTGATGGCGTGCCCCTGGGCGCTCACGAAGAAGGCGGAGCCGATGGAGGACTTGGTGCCCGAGCGGCGCTCGATGATGCGCACTTGAGCCACCCGGCGCTTGATGCGCTCGAACAGCTCATGCGTGGCCGGAGGAAGTGAGGCCACCGGCAGCGGGGGAATGGTCTCCTGGGCGTCTCCAGTCCCCGGCGAGGGCTCCGTGGCTTGCTCGGGGACAGCCACCGGATCAGGCTCCCGCGGGGGGATGGGCACCGGCACCTGGGCAAGCGTGACGAGGACAAGAAGGGCGAGCATGGAGGCCGCACAGTAGCGGACGGCCGCCCCTTCAGGGGACGTTCACCGGGCGTTTCACGCATCGTCTCACGCCGCGCCAGGCCTCCCCGTCCCCCTGCACAACCCAACAGGTCGTTCGGATTCACACACCCTTGGACAACCTGTTAGGTCTCCAATAGCATCGTTCGCGACCCTCGAAGGAGTTGTGTCGAGCCTCTCGCCACGTCATGACAGGATGCCCTCTGGAGACCTCTCGCATGCACCACCTCCTCGCCTCGCTCTGCGTCTGTGCCCTGCTCGTTTCCCCTGCCGCCCTTGCGGTGGACGATCCCCTGGCCAAAGGCCAGGGAGACCCCATGGCCCAGGTCATGGGCTGGTCCCAGGATGAGAAGCGCTTCGCCCTCCGGCTCTATGTCCGCGTTCAGCGCCCTGGCCAGGAAGGGCAGACAGCGCCAGAGGCCTGCGAAGGCTACGTCACCCCCGAGGGAAACCCCTTCCATGGGAGCCTCTCCCTGCTGGCCTATGAGGGAACCCGGCTCCTGGCCCAGATGCCCATCCAGGACGCGGGCGCATGCACGCCCTTGAGCGAGGCGCAGAAACGGCTCGACGCGGCGACGAAGCGGCTGGAGACCCTGGGCATCCGCCTGGGCAATCCCTCCAACGAGCTTTTCTTCTCGGGGTCGGGAAGCCTCCGGGTCCAGGAGGGGCTCCAAGCGCCCTACAGCTTGGAGTACATCGAGCGAATCCTGCCTCAGGCCCCCGAGCCGAAGTCCGGCATGCAGCGGGGCACCCTGGAGCAGGAGGTGTATGTGATCAAGGCAGAGGCCCGGAAGAAGGTGCTCAGCCGCCGGAGCGCGTATGCCTATGCCACGGGGGCCGCGGGCTACTGGCGGCCAGGGACGGACCGGGTCTTCGTGTCTCCCTCGGGCAAGACGCTGGTCGTGATGGGCGCCGAGCGCGTGGGAAACCTGAGTGGCGGACACAGGTCACTTCGGCTTCTGGGCGTGTTGAGCTGGTTAGGTGAGACGCTCAAACCCTACTAGATTCGCCAGGCTCGACTTGGAACCTTGTCCGAGCGCAGAGCAACCGACCACCCGGGAGAGCTGTCGTGGGGACGTACCGGATCATCCGAAGACTGGCCGTGGGCGGCATGGCCGAGGTCTTCCTCGGCAAGATGGTGGGCGCGGAGGGTTTCGAGAAGCCCGTGGCCGTCAAACGCATCCTCCCTTCCTTTGGGCAGGACGAGGCCTTCATCCACCTGTTCCTGCGTGAGGCCAAGGTCTCCGTGGCGCTCCAGCACGGCAACGTCGTGCAAGTGCTGGATCTGGGCGCGGTCAAGGGCCAGTACTACATGGTCATGGAGTTCGTGGACGGGGAAAACCTCCGCGCCCTCCTCCGGGCCGCCCGGGCGCGTCAGCTCTCGCTGGGACTGCGCGAGGTGTGCTTCATCACCCAGCAGGTGGCCGATGGGCTCGCCTATGCCCATTCCCGGATGGACTCCACCGGGGCACCGCTCAACATCGTCCACCGGGACGTCAATCCCTCCAATGTGATGATTGGGAGCAATGGTGAAGTCAAACTCGCCGACTTCGGCATCGCCAAGGTCGCCGATGGGCACCAGGAGACGCAAGCAGGCGTGCTCAAGGGGAAGATCAATTATCTGTCCCCGGAGCAAGTGCTCAGCAAGCCGGTCGATAAACGCAGCGACATCTTCCTGCTCGGCTTGCTGCTCCATGAATTGCTCGCGGGAAAGCAACTGCTTCAGGGCACGCAATTGCAGATCGTCCAGCAGTTGGGCACCTTCAACGAGCGCGCGCTCGAGCCCATCCCGGGGGTTCCCGCCCCCTTGTGGAGCATTCTCCAGCGCGCCCTGGCCTTCTCCCCGGCGGCGCGCTTCCGCACGGCCAACGAATTCTCCTCGGCCCTCCAGAGCTTCCTGTTCGATCACCGGCTCCGGGTGGGAACCGCTGACATCGCCGCGCTCTTCGGCCGGGCCTTTCCCGCGCGGCGCTCGCCGCTGGAGGATCTGGCCGGCGCCCGGGGAGAGGAGATCCACCTGGACAGCCGGGAGACGCCCCGGGCGATGGCTCCGCCCGTTCTCCAGCCCGATGTGCGCGCCCCCAGTGCCCTGGCCCAGACGGCAGTGCTGCGCACAACCCCCGTCCCCATTGCCAGCCCGGGCCGTGTCCCGCCCGCGCCCCCCGCGGCCCGCCCCGCCCCGGAGGGGCCTCCCCGCGCTGTCCCTGGCGCGGAGCCCCCGCCCAGTCCTTCCCCGCTCCGGCCTCCGGGACGGCAGCCCCGCGCCGGCCGCCGCATTGGAGACATCCTCGTCGCGCGGGGGATGCTGCCCCCCGAGGCGCTGGAGCAAGCCCTGACCCTTCAGAAGCGGTTGGGGGGCAAGCTGGGACAAGTCTTGGTCGGGGAGCGGCTGCTGGAGGCGGAGGAGTTGGTCCGGGCGCTCTCCGAACAATCGGGCATGCCTCACATCTCCGGAGAGAGGCTCCAGACGATGCCGGTCCCCGCGGAGTTGATCCGGCTGTTGCCCATGGAGATGTGCGAGAAGCTCTGCGCGGTCCCGGTGGCCCAACGCAACCGGGAGCTCTACTGCGCCGTGCTGGAGCCGCGTGACCTCAAGGTCATGGATGCGTTGAAGTTCGCCACCGGCACCATCTCGGTGCATGGCCTGTTCGCGACGGAGTCCGCCATCCGCCGGGCCATCCGGCGCTTCTACCTGGGCGAGGAGGCCGCCGAACTCGAGGAGAAGAGCGAGACGAGCCTCAACCGCGAGCGCGTCCTGAACTTCGTGGAGCGCTTCACCGGCCGCACCATGGTCAACCTCGATCTCGATCTTGAGGCCGAACCCCCCGCCGCCGCCCAAGCCCCCCCGCCGCCGCCCAAGCCCCCCCCCGCGCTCACGCCAGCCCCGGTGCCCATCCCTCCAGCGCGCACCCTCGCCTCCCCGGGGAGCAGCTCGCGCGCCCGCATGGTGCTGGTGGTGGGAGATGCGTCCGAGATCGTGAGCGTCGCCGTGACGCTGCTCCTCCAGCAGGGCATCGCGGCGGCGGAGAGCCGGGCGAACACCGCCGAGAAGGCCTTGGCCCTGGGTGGGTACGATCTGGTGTTGGTGTTGGAGGACGCGGTGGCGGATCCCCCGGCGGTCGCAGCACGGCTGCGCGCCGCGTACCCTGGGATGGGCGTGCGCTCCATGCCCTCGCTCAGCGCGGCGCTGCTCGGCGAAGGAGGGCCCCTGGCCCGGCTGCTGGCGGTCCACGCCCGGATGCTCGAGAGCGCCGTGGCGATGATGGGGGGCAGCGCCATGATGGCGCCCTTCCTGGTGAAGCTCGCACGGCGCTGCGCGGTGCGGCTGGGGGCAGGCAGCGTCGAGGAGAGCCTCGCGGGCACCGCGGCGGCCGCGCTCGCGCTGGGCGCGCGAATGGAGGAGTCCTCGCACTTCGTCCTCCCCTCGCTGGCGCGCGTCCACTCCCTGGTGGGCCACGAGCTGCCAGAGGTGGCGGAGGTGTTGACGGCGGTGTTGTCCGGGGGGGCCGAGGCAGGTCCTCCTCCGGACCGGTTGGCCTTGGCCGTTCTGGCCGCGACGGCCTTCGTCCTTCAGACCCAGAGTGCCCAACCCACCCCCACGGAGGCCATCGAGGCCCTGCTGGCGCTGCGAAAGAGTTCGCGGTTGACCCCGGCGGCCCTCGAGGCCCTGGCCCAGGAACTGGGCACGGGTGCCGAGGGGACCCACAGCACGGCGCCCCGGGTCGTGGTGGTGGACAACGATCTGAGCACGGCCCTGGCGCTCCAGCTGCGCCTCATGGCCGAGGGCCTCGGGATGAAGCGCGTCCGCACCCTGGCCGAAGTCGAGCAGGCCCTCGGCGGCGCCCAGGCCGCCATCCTGGAGGCGCCCTTGCCGGACGGAGATGTCCACACCCTCGTCCGGACGCTGCGGGCCGCGCCCGCCACCGCCCATCTGCCCCTGTTCCTGATCGTCCCGCGCGAGGACCCCAACGGGGTGATGACGGGCATCGATGCGGGCGCGGACGATGTGCTCGTCCGGCCGGTGAACGTGGAAGTCCTGATGGCGAAGCTGCGCCGGGCGATTGCCCAGCAACATGCCGTCCAGCGCGCGGGAGGGCCTCATTCCTGAGGCCCAGGGGACTCCCCCTCCCCCCTCCCCGGTTTTGCCCGTTGGTTGCATCATGTGCCCATGGCTCCCCCGACCTACGAGACCTTGGATGGCTCGACGCCGGACATCACCCCGCTGGCCGCCGAGCATGGGCGTCGGCTGCCCCTGTCCGCCTTCACGCTGCTGAGCGGAGGGGACATCTTCGAATCACGCCAGGGACGGCCTCCCGCCGAGGGCCCTGCCCGGGCACGGGCCTACGTGAAGGCGCAGATCACCTTCGTGGCCCACGGCGCCCCCACCGGGCTGCTCCAGCGCGTCGAGGGCGACATCGTCCGGCAGCTCTCGGCGAACCTGCAGCTCATCGGCCGGCTGGAGGCCTCCCGCCCCCTCACCATCGACTTCATCCCCGCCGGACAGTCCATGGCGAAGTACGGCTACCCCCGATCCGTGTCCCCGCAAGCCGCGGGGCTGTTCTGGGATCACCCCAGCTGGGAGCGGGCCCGCATCGCCCTGCGGCAGGACAAGCTGGAGACAGAGCCCCACCTCGTCTTCCACGAGATGGCCCACGCGGTTCAGGGGCTGGCCTTCACCCAGGAGGAGAACGATCTCATCTACCG
Protein-coding sequences here:
- a CDS encoding protein kinase domain-containing protein, producing the protein MGTYRIIRRLAVGGMAEVFLGKMVGAEGFEKPVAVKRILPSFGQDEAFIHLFLREAKVSVALQHGNVVQVLDLGAVKGQYYMVMEFVDGENLRALLRAARARQLSLGLREVCFITQQVADGLAYAHSRMDSTGAPLNIVHRDVNPSNVMIGSNGEVKLADFGIAKVADGHQETQAGVLKGKINYLSPEQVLSKPVDKRSDIFLLGLLLHELLAGKQLLQGTQLQIVQQLGTFNERALEPIPGVPAPLWSILQRALAFSPAARFRTANEFSSALQSFLFDHRLRVGTADIAALFGRAFPARRSPLEDLAGARGEEIHLDSRETPRAMAPPVLQPDVRAPSALAQTAVLRTTPVPIASPGRVPPAPPAARPAPEGPPRAVPGAEPPPSPSPLRPPGRQPRAGRRIGDILVARGMLPPEALEQALTLQKRLGGKLGQVLVGERLLEAEELVRALSEQSGMPHISGERLQTMPVPAELIRLLPMEMCEKLCAVPVAQRNRELYCAVLEPRDLKVMDALKFATGTISVHGLFATESAIRRAIRRFYLGEEAAELEEKSETSLNRERVLNFVERFTGRTMVNLDLDLEAEPPAAAQAPPPPPKPPPALTPAPVPIPPARTLASPGSSSRARMVLVVGDASEIVSVAVTLLLQQGIAAAESRANTAEKALALGGYDLVLVLEDAVADPPAVAARLRAAYPGMGVRSMPSLSAALLGEGGPLARLLAVHARMLESAVAMMGGSAMMAPFLVKLARRCAVRLGAGSVEESLAGTAAAALALGARMEESSHFVLPSLARVHSLVGHELPEVAEVLTAVLSGGAEAGPPPDRLALAVLAATAFVLQTQSAQPTPTEAIEALLALRKSSRLTPAALEALAQELGTGAEGTHSTAPRVVVVDNDLSTALALQLRLMAEGLGMKRVRTLAEVEQALGGAQAAILEAPLPDGDVHTLVRTLRAAPATAHLPLFLIVPREDPNGVMTGIDAGADDVLVRPVNVEVLMAKLRRAIAQQHAVQRAGGPHS
- a CDS encoding S1 family peptidase, with protein sequence MLALLVLVTLAQVPVPIPPREPDPVAVPEQATEPSPGTGDAQETIPPLPVASLPPATHELFERIKRRVAQVRIIERRSGTKSSIGSAFFVSAQGHAITNYHVVSDLVFHPEDYTAELVRDGQQAVPVRLIDVDVVHDLAVVRFDQRMTDFFALEERPPPQGARLFAMGNPRDLGTTIVEGTYNGLVQEAFYDRVHFSGAINPGMSGGPTLTGEGRVVGVNVATMGNQVGFLVPVEHARALLTRARQIPEEGPSQETLFNSVRTQIFEHQQRVTDHLLATPLPPQTLGAYQVPGRWLPFLKCWGDTPHDAERPYSVTNYQCSSEEDLFLNSEHRTGVVSYVHQYVASTKLSTLRFATLYGEIFSSDPMLVEATRDDVTNFRCRSEFVDSGGLTLRAALCMRAYKKFPGIYDLVLRAAALPSGTQGVDTSLTLAGFSPENAQRLARRYLEGMSWKR
- a CDS encoding FHA domain-containing protein; translation: MEAVTPGALLNDEVVFLEVLEGDTVQARHRLERFPATVGRGYTNDVILDDPKVSANHLRIERTEGGGLLVRDVGSRNGTFRLEPWAPLAELMLTPGARVAVGDTVLRFRGQSHAVETTWVSEAPVVVRRRFFEQPQLFMVALAAALVASALSEYLTSYDKTDWGELVYAVLLPAAISLFWAGAWSIASRIARRQFYFRAHGAIGSLSLLGFVCVPGFLTVLGFSFSLGTSIQWLGLLGYLVLMAWGLFWHMRYVTRWDSRRLGAVVGVVVLGFGTLVQAQELLGNEGFSTELDFPRTLLPSSLRLVPASTLEEFFQETAGLQEQVDTLAKEE